A region of Thermus oshimai DSM 12092 DNA encodes the following proteins:
- a CDS encoding YhjD/YihY/BrkB family envelope integrity protein translates to MGPRRWETLKEAFRLYQEAHVPFFAAALAYYALLSLAPLLLLLLGVFGLLLQGNPALKEGVLEALEGVTLALFPTRPELGADLLRFLTRGAFPLTLASSLLLLWSASNFFAALSYALGLVFGVPAGVKNRLLALAMPFLLGLGLILLALLGLALGFVVRFLPPEWRGVLGPLEDLLPLFLAFLLFLLVYGLFARPGRLKDLLPLASGAGVGASLFEAVRLGLPRLLPRSQYELLYGPLAGFVLALLGLYLVLWVFLLGAVVARALKG, encoded by the coding sequence GTGGGGCCGAGGAGATGGGAAACCCTTAAAGAGGCCTTCCGCCTCTACCAGGAGGCCCACGTGCCCTTCTTCGCCGCCGCCCTGGCCTACTACGCCCTCCTTTCCCTAGCGCCTTTGCTCCTTCTCCTCCTTGGGGTTTTCGGCCTCCTGCTCCAGGGGAACCCGGCCTTGAAAGAAGGGGTCCTGGAGGCCCTGGAGGGGGTGACCCTGGCCCTTTTCCCCACCCGGCCCGAGCTGGGGGCCGACCTCCTCCGCTTCCTCACCCGGGGGGCGTTTCCCCTCACCCTGGCCTCGAGCCTCCTCCTCCTCTGGTCCGCCAGCAACTTCTTCGCCGCCTTGAGCTACGCCCTGGGCCTGGTCTTCGGCGTGCCCGCCGGGGTCAAAAACCGCCTCCTGGCCCTGGCCATGCCCTTCCTCCTGGGGCTTGGCCTCATCCTCCTGGCCCTTTTGGGCCTGGCCCTGGGCTTTGTGGTGCGCTTCCTTCCCCCAGAGTGGAGGGGGGTTTTGGGGCCTTTGGAAGACCTTCTCCCCCTTTTCCTGGCCTTTCTCCTCTTCCTCCTGGTCTACGGCCTCTTCGCCCGGCCGGGAAGGCTAAAAGACCTCCTCCCCCTGGCCAGCGGCGCGGGGGTGGGGGCCTCCCTCTTTGAGGCGGTGCGGCTTGGGCTTCCCAGGCTCCTTCCCCGCTCCCAGTACGAGCTCCTCTACGGTCCCCTGGCGGGGTTTGTCCTGGCCCTTCTGGGGCTTTACCTGGTCCTTTGGGTCTTCCTCCTGGGGGCGGTGGTGGCCCGGGCGCTAAAGGGGTAA
- a CDS encoding tetratricopeptide repeat protein — MREDLQEAWGLIEAGRYEEAEACLRQDPTPEARFVLGYALAFGGRLEEALALYQVLYRETGSHKALHQAGFVLRLLGRLEEALAVFKEEARLPLGPLERAVNLYEQGYAAFLMGRKGEARSLLEEGLRLAQAAGDPACMAPLHRGLWEWHRRFGSPEAAEAHWEAARRLFLEAGDPRGAEEMGNP; from the coding sequence GTGAGGGAGGATCTGCAGGAAGCCTGGGGGCTGATAGAGGCGGGCCGCTATGAGGAGGCGGAGGCCTGCTTGCGCCAAGACCCCACCCCGGAGGCCCGTTTTGTCCTGGGCTACGCCCTGGCCTTTGGGGGCCGCCTCGAGGAGGCTCTAGCCCTCTACCAGGTGCTCTATCGGGAGACGGGCAGCCACAAGGCCCTCCACCAGGCGGGCTTCGTCTTGCGCCTCTTGGGCCGCTTGGAGGAGGCCCTGGCCGTCTTCAAGGAGGAGGCAAGGCTGCCCTTGGGCCCACTGGAGCGGGCGGTCAACCTCTACGAACAGGGGTATGCCGCGTTTCTCATGGGTCGCAAAGGGGAAGCCCGAAGCCTTCTAGAGGAAGGGCTCCGCTTGGCCCAGGCGGCAGGGGACCCGGCCTGTATGGCCCCCCTCCACCGGGGCCTATGGGAATGGCATCGGCGCTTTGGGAGCCCAGAAGCGGCCGAGGCGCACTGGGAGGCCGCCCGGCGCCTTTTCCTAGAGGCCGGAGATCCCCGTGGGGCCGAGGAGATGGGAAACCCTTAA
- a CDS encoding glutamate-5-semialdehyde dehydrogenase translates to MIRELAERARARLAEIAKGNRDGALLAMAQLLEARWEEVLRANREDLEEAERAGLSRAKLDRLALRDKDLKTLVEGLHQIAALPDPLGRIEGLSKRPNGLRVGRMRVPLGLIGFIYEARPGATVEAVAVALKAGNAMLLRGGKEAFRSNQALVALWREALGEAGLPEEAVTLVPTTDREAILEMCRLELLDLLIPRGGEELIRLVQKEARVPVLAHAKGVNHLYVDEKADLDMALRLALNGKVQRPAVCNALEAVLVHEGVAPLFLPRLEEAMAAHGVELRACPRALSLLPRAVPASAEEWDQEYLDLILRVKVVAGLEEALAHIARYGSRHTEAICTEDPKAAWRFLEEVDASLVLWNASTRFNDGFQLGLGAEIGISTSKLHAYGPMGPLELTTTKWIALGEGQERG, encoded by the coding sequence ATGATCCGGGAACTGGCCGAGCGCGCGCGGGCGCGGCTTGCGGAGATCGCGAAGGGCAACCGGGACGGGGCCCTCCTCGCCATGGCCCAGCTTCTGGAGGCCAGGTGGGAGGAGGTCCTAAGGGCCAATCGGGAGGACCTGGAGGAGGCGGAGAGGGCAGGCCTTTCCCGGGCCAAGCTGGACCGGCTGGCCCTCCGGGATAAGGACCTAAAGACCCTGGTGGAGGGCCTCCACCAGATTGCTGCCCTCCCTGATCCCCTGGGCCGGATTGAAGGGCTCTCCAAGAGGCCCAACGGCCTCCGGGTGGGGCGGATGCGGGTGCCCCTGGGCCTCATCGGCTTCATCTACGAGGCCCGGCCCGGGGCCACGGTGGAGGCGGTGGCCGTGGCCCTGAAGGCGGGGAACGCCATGCTCCTAAGGGGAGGGAAGGAGGCCTTCCGCTCCAACCAGGCGCTGGTGGCCCTCTGGCGGGAGGCCTTGGGAGAGGCGGGCCTTCCCGAAGAGGCGGTGACCCTGGTGCCCACCACGGACCGGGAGGCCATCTTGGAGATGTGCCGGCTGGAGCTTCTGGACCTCCTCATCCCCAGGGGTGGGGAAGAGCTCATCCGGCTGGTGCAAAAGGAGGCCCGGGTCCCCGTCCTGGCCCACGCCAAGGGGGTGAACCACCTCTACGTGGACGAGAAGGCGGACCTGGACATGGCCCTGCGCCTGGCCCTAAACGGCAAGGTGCAGCGCCCCGCGGTCTGCAACGCCCTCGAGGCTGTCCTGGTCCACGAGGGGGTGGCCCCCCTTTTCCTGCCCCGCCTGGAGGAGGCCATGGCCGCCCACGGGGTGGAGCTCCGGGCCTGCCCCAGGGCTCTCTCCCTCCTCCCCCGGGCGGTGCCCGCTTCCGCGGAGGAGTGGGACCAGGAGTACCTGGATCTCATCCTCCGGGTCAAGGTGGTGGCGGGCCTGGAGGAGGCCCTGGCCCACATCGCCCGCTACGGCTCCCGCCACACCGAGGCCATCTGCACGGAGGACCCCAAGGCGGCCTGGCGCTTTCTGGAGGAGGTGGACGCCAGCCTGGTGCTCTGGAACGCCTCCACCCGCTTCAACGACGGCTTCCAGCTGGGCCTGGGGGCGGAGATCGGCATCAGCACCTCCAAGCTCCACGCCTACGGCCCCATGGGGCCTTTGGAGCTCACCACCACCAAGTGGATCGCCCTGGGGGAGGGGCAGGAGAGGGGGTAG
- the proB gene encoding glutamate 5-kinase, translating into MRAGLEAKRLVVKVGSAVLAGEGGLERPVMAELARQVALLRRGGREVILVSSGAVAAGRAAMGLPRPKDMPLKQALAAIGQPLLMQAWREAFRAEGLEVAQVLLTAEDLAHRERYLNAKATLLALLGLGVVPIVNENDTVAFHEIRFGDNDQLSARVAPLVEAGLLVLLSDVEALYEADPKKNPGARPIPEVASVKEVLTLAGEGNPLGSGGMRSKLLAAGMAARVGIPTLLLPGRRPGVLLAALRGEPLGTYFHAQRRYRGARAWLYQNLSPKGALVLDEGAVRALRERGASLLPSGVKEVQGRFGRGEVVRLLSERGEEVGLGLAAYASEEIARIKGRHSREIEAILGYRYTEEVVHRDHLVLKEEA; encoded by the coding sequence ATGCGGGCGGGCCTCGAGGCCAAGCGACTTGTGGTCAAGGTGGGGAGCGCGGTCCTGGCCGGGGAGGGGGGCTTGGAAAGGCCGGTCATGGCCGAGCTGGCCCGCCAGGTGGCCCTCCTCAGGCGGGGGGGGCGGGAGGTGATCCTGGTCTCCTCGGGGGCGGTGGCCGCGGGCCGGGCGGCGATGGGCCTGCCCCGCCCCAAGGACATGCCCCTGAAGCAGGCCCTGGCGGCCATCGGCCAGCCCCTCCTTATGCAGGCCTGGCGGGAGGCCTTCCGGGCGGAGGGCCTCGAGGTGGCCCAGGTCCTCCTCACCGCCGAGGACCTGGCCCACCGGGAGCGCTACCTGAACGCCAAGGCCACCCTTCTGGCCCTTCTTGGGCTTGGGGTGGTGCCCATCGTGAACGAGAACGACACCGTGGCCTTCCACGAGATCCGCTTTGGGGACAACGACCAGCTCTCCGCCCGGGTGGCCCCCCTGGTGGAAGCGGGGCTCCTCGTCCTCCTTTCCGACGTGGAGGCCCTCTATGAGGCGGACCCCAAGAAGAACCCTGGGGCGAGGCCCATCCCCGAGGTGGCCTCGGTGAAGGAGGTCCTGACTTTGGCGGGGGAGGGGAACCCCTTGGGGAGCGGGGGCATGCGCTCCAAGCTCCTGGCCGCGGGGATGGCCGCCCGGGTGGGGATCCCCACCCTCCTCCTCCCGGGCCGGCGCCCGGGGGTCCTCCTGGCGGCCCTTAGGGGGGAGCCCTTGGGCACCTACTTCCACGCCCAGCGCCGCTACCGGGGGGCGCGGGCCTGGCTTTACCAGAACCTGAGCCCCAAGGGGGCGCTGGTCCTGGACGAGGGGGCGGTGCGGGCCCTAAGGGAGCGGGGGGCGAGCCTCCTCCCCTCCGGGGTCAAGGAGGTGCAGGGGCGGTTCGGGCGGGGGGAGGTGGTGCGCCTCCTTTCCGAGAGGGGAGAGGAGGTGGGCCTGGGGCTTGCCGCCTACGCCTCGGAGGAGATCGCCCGCATCAAGGGGCGCCACAGCCGGGAGATTGAGGCCATTCTGGGCTACCGCTACACGGAGGAGGTGGTCCACCGGGACCACCTGGTCTTGAAGGAGGAGGCATGA